From a region of the Egicoccus sp. AB-alg2 genome:
- a CDS encoding zinc-binding dehydrogenase — MADEVLAAVRVAPSTTELRTFPWPRVPDDGALLKVEVAGICGTDVKMYAKPPFDDPVIMGHENIGVLVEAGPKFLERHGVALGDRLFVEHYVACYRCHWCHRGDYRHCELTDWRTNPHARRYGYTSADNEHHLWGGFSQYMYLPWNAVIHAVPDGVSAELAGLVTPLSNGIEWALFEGGVGYDSTVLIQGPGQQGLSQVVACKQAGASNIVVSGTSRDGARLQLALELGADHVVDVQQQDPYAAVMDATAGVGVDVVLDCTAGAGTAPLLLGIDVLKRRGGTVVAQGELAAFPDFPLKKLTEKAAALKSARGHRYEACELALRQLASHRFPLERLATHTFDLEQTDRAIRTVGGETDEDVIHVSLLPWGSGAN; from the coding sequence ATGGCGGACGAGGTACTCGCGGCGGTGCGCGTGGCGCCGTCCACGACCGAGCTGCGGACCTTTCCCTGGCCTCGTGTGCCCGACGACGGTGCGTTGCTGAAGGTGGAGGTCGCCGGGATCTGCGGCACCGATGTCAAGATGTACGCCAAACCGCCCTTCGACGACCCCGTCATCATGGGGCACGAGAACATCGGCGTCCTGGTGGAGGCGGGGCCGAAGTTCCTCGAGCGCCACGGTGTCGCACTCGGCGACCGGCTCTTCGTCGAGCACTACGTCGCCTGCTACCGCTGCCACTGGTGTCACCGCGGCGACTACCGGCACTGCGAGCTGACGGACTGGCGCACGAACCCGCACGCGCGGCGATACGGCTACACCTCGGCCGACAACGAGCACCACCTGTGGGGCGGCTTCTCGCAGTACATGTACCTGCCCTGGAACGCCGTGATCCACGCCGTGCCCGACGGCGTGTCCGCCGAGCTCGCGGGACTGGTCACGCCGCTGTCCAACGGCATCGAGTGGGCGTTGTTCGAGGGCGGCGTCGGCTACGACAGCACGGTGCTGATCCAGGGCCCCGGCCAGCAGGGGCTGTCCCAGGTCGTCGCCTGCAAGCAGGCGGGTGCCTCGAACATCGTCGTCAGTGGCACCTCGCGAGACGGGGCGCGATTGCAGCTGGCGCTGGAACTCGGCGCCGACCACGTCGTCGACGTGCAGCAGCAGGACCCCTACGCCGCCGTCATGGACGCGACCGCAGGCGTCGGCGTCGACGTGGTCCTCGACTGCACCGCCGGGGCGGGCACCGCGCCTCTCCTGCTCGGCATCGACGTCCTGAAGCGCCGCGGCGGCACCGTGGTCGCGCAGGGCGAGTTGGCCGCCTTCCCGGACTTCCCGCTCAAGAAGCTCACCGAGAAGGCTGCCGCCCTCAAGAGCGCCCGCGGACACCGGTACGAGGCGTGCGAACTCGCGCTCAGGCAGCTCGCCTCGCACCGGTTTCCGCTCGAGCGGCTGGCGACGCACACGTTCGACCTCGAACAGACCGACCGTGCCATCCGCACGGTCGGTGGCGAGACCGACGAGGACGTCATCCACGTGTCGCTGCTGCCGTGGGGGAGCGGTGCGAACTGA
- a CDS encoding Rieske (2Fe-2S) protein yields METQTRVSAAEVREEGRLRVTVSGQPVVVFDFQGGFVAYVDVCPHQGGPVCSDGSLHPFLTAELDEAGRAVDTWAPGGERVLACPWHGWEFWLEDGVLIADPTKRLRRVSVTMDGDDLVLAL; encoded by the coding sequence ATGGAAACCCAGACACGAGTGTCCGCCGCCGAGGTTCGTGAGGAAGGGCGGCTGCGCGTGACGGTCAGCGGCCAACCCGTCGTGGTGTTCGACTTCCAGGGCGGGTTCGTCGCCTACGTCGACGTGTGTCCGCACCAAGGAGGCCCGGTGTGCTCCGACGGTTCCCTGCATCCGTTCCTGACCGCGGAGCTCGACGAGGCCGGACGTGCCGTCGACACCTGGGCACCGGGCGGGGAACGCGTGCTGGCTTGCCCCTGGCACGGCTGGGAGTTCTGGCTGGAGGACGGCGTGCTCATCGCCGATCCGACGAAACGGCTCCGCCGGGTCTCGGTCACGATGGACGGCGACGACCTCGTGCTCGCACTCTGA
- a CDS encoding alpha-hydroxy acid oxidase, protein MDLPAGAPTADELWDAGLGRLSAEVRDHLLGGASDGCGPARNRAALEQVLFVPKVVGGARPPDLGTTFLGRRISAPFGTAPIGSVDLATPQAARAIVEVLARRGLAGFVGLLALEDLRTMAPLPESAVMLQLYLRGDDGWLHETVKLSEDKGFHGFCVTVDSREKAYRPRDRRNRYVKRDNLGKPPNLPDDPLAYDHQRAVDWQRLERLRAMTDRPLVLKGLLHTAEARRAVEVGFDGVYVSNHGGRNVGHTIATAEALAEIAQVVPEECAVVVDGGFRDAEDVLKARCLGADLVTFGRSHFLALAAGGAAGLEALFEALDEQMRLTMRLLGVESLAELTPDLVRIGPPWQTVHAHH, encoded by the coding sequence ATGGACCTGCCAGCCGGGGCACCGACTGCCGACGAGTTGTGGGATGCCGGCCTGGGGCGGCTGTCCGCCGAGGTACGCGACCACCTCCTCGGTGGCGCGAGCGACGGCTGCGGCCCCGCGCGCAACCGGGCCGCTCTCGAGCAGGTCCTGTTCGTCCCCAAGGTCGTCGGTGGGGCCCGACCGCCGGACCTCGGCACGACGTTCCTGGGGCGTCGGATCTCCGCACCCTTCGGCACGGCGCCGATCGGGTCGGTGGATCTCGCGACGCCGCAGGCTGCCCGGGCCATCGTCGAGGTCCTCGCACGACGGGGGCTGGCGGGCTTCGTGGGACTGCTCGCGCTGGAGGACCTGCGCACGATGGCGCCGCTGCCCGAGTCGGCGGTCATGCTGCAGCTGTATCTGCGTGGCGACGACGGCTGGTTGCATGAGACCGTCAAGCTGTCCGAGGACAAGGGTTTTCACGGGTTCTGCGTCACGGTCGACAGCCGGGAGAAGGCCTACCGTCCCCGCGACCGGCGCAACCGCTACGTCAAGCGCGACAACCTCGGCAAGCCACCGAACCTGCCGGACGACCCCCTCGCCTACGACCACCAGCGTGCAGTCGACTGGCAGCGCTTGGAGCGGCTGCGCGCGATGACCGACCGTCCGCTCGTGTTGAAGGGGCTGCTGCACACCGCCGAGGCCCGTCGGGCCGTGGAGGTCGGCTTCGACGGCGTCTATGTGTCGAACCACGGCGGTCGCAACGTCGGGCACACGATCGCTACGGCCGAGGCACTCGCAGAGATCGCCCAGGTCGTCCCCGAGGAGTGCGCCGTGGTGGTCGACGGCGGGTTCCGCGACGCCGAGGACGTGCTCAAGGCCCGCTGCCTGGGGGCGGATCTCGTCACCTTCGGGCGGTCGCACTTCCTGGCGCTCGCCGCGGGCGGGGCGGCCGGACTCGAAGCGCTCTTCGAAGCGCTCGACGAGCAGATGCGCCTGACCATGCGACTGTTGGGCGTGGAGTCGCTCGCGGAACTGACACCCGATCTCGTGCGCATCGGCCCGCCGTGGCAGACCGTCCACGCCCACCACTGA
- a CDS encoding cupin — MTNYATAAKGTFVPPTGEEFAGPRKFKSPKQPYDIFMESEGIPIHRDIGYRDVRELELADWARTGGRGAYIQLLGTEELWGMYVLEVPGGAALEIEQHIYEKIVYVVEGAGTTEVWRSTDDLGKEPQRFEWHDGSLFAIPLNARHRFVNGSDKRALMVVGTTAPPVFNLFDNTAFVFDNPYPFEERYNAESGFFDYHDDLVPDPVRGRAMQVTSLIPDLVNLELPLDNQRGPGMRRIQPWMANARFYMKILEYQIGRYSPAHYHPPSAVLLCVKGGGYTYTWPREIGLRPWADGKADQVKRVDYVPGGLVAAAPGGGDWVHQHFAVSREPLRVLAMNGPPSARIGGLFAPPGKELTSSNLGMSEGGRSIEYWAEDPHIRAEFESELAKVGLESTMPPELYTRPQ, encoded by the coding sequence GTGACGAACTACGCCACGGCAGCCAAGGGCACGTTCGTGCCCCCGACCGGCGAGGAGTTCGCCGGGCCGCGCAAGTTCAAGAGCCCCAAGCAACCCTACGACATCTTCATGGAGTCGGAGGGCATCCCGATCCACCGGGACATCGGCTACCGCGACGTCCGCGAGTTGGAGTTGGCCGACTGGGCCCGCACCGGTGGACGTGGGGCATACATCCAGCTGCTGGGCACCGAAGAGCTGTGGGGTATGTACGTGCTCGAGGTCCCCGGCGGCGCCGCCCTGGAGATCGAGCAGCACATCTACGAGAAGATCGTCTACGTCGTCGAGGGCGCCGGTACGACCGAGGTCTGGCGCAGCACCGATGACCTCGGCAAGGAACCGCAGCGTTTCGAGTGGCACGACGGGTCGCTGTTCGCCATCCCGCTCAACGCGCGCCATCGCTTCGTCAACGGCAGCGACAAGCGCGCGCTCATGGTGGTCGGCACGACGGCGCCGCCGGTCTTCAACCTCTTCGACAACACGGCGTTCGTCTTCGACAACCCCTATCCGTTCGAGGAGCGCTACAACGCCGAATCGGGGTTCTTCGACTACCACGACGACCTGGTGCCCGACCCGGTCCGCGGTCGGGCGATGCAGGTGACCAGCCTCATCCCCGACCTGGTCAACCTGGAGCTGCCGTTGGACAACCAGCGGGGGCCGGGCATGCGGCGCATCCAGCCCTGGATGGCCAACGCCCGCTTCTACATGAAGATCCTCGAGTACCAGATTGGGCGCTACTCGCCGGCTCACTACCACCCGCCCAGCGCCGTCCTGCTGTGTGTCAAGGGTGGCGGCTACACCTACACCTGGCCCCGCGAGATCGGACTTCGCCCCTGGGCGGACGGCAAGGCCGACCAGGTGAAGCGCGTCGACTACGTCCCCGGTGGGCTCGTGGCGGCGGCACCCGGTGGCGGTGACTGGGTGCACCAGCACTTCGCCGTCAGCCGTGAGCCGCTGCGGGTGCTGGCGATGAACGGGCCACCGAGCGCGCGCATCGGCGGACTGTTCGCTCCGCCGGGCAAGGAACTGACCAGCTCGAACCTCGGCATGTCCGAGGGCGGTCGGAGTATCGAGTACTGGGCCGAGGACCCGCACATCCGTGCGGAGTTCGAGTCCGAGCTCGCCAAGGTGGGGCTGGAGTCCACGATGCCGCCCGAGCTGTACACGCGGCCCCAGTGA
- a CDS encoding universal stress protein, with protein MSVVVGFAERPEAERALQVAADEARLHDLPLHVVHIAKVGVGQDDNESILSHRERLSAIEAKYQAEGLDCTAREVFAQGRVSEALIEEARDRAASLLVIGIRSRSAVGKLLVGSVAQEVIMGAACPVLSVKP; from the coding sequence ATGAGCGTCGTCGTTGGCTTCGCCGAACGTCCCGAGGCGGAGCGCGCGTTACAGGTCGCGGCCGACGAGGCGCGTCTGCACGACCTGCCGCTGCACGTCGTGCACATCGCGAAGGTGGGCGTCGGCCAGGACGACAACGAATCGATTCTCTCCCATCGCGAGCGCCTGAGTGCCATCGAGGCCAAGTACCAGGCCGAAGGACTCGACTGCACCGCGCGTGAGGTGTTCGCGCAGGGGCGGGTCAGCGAGGCCCTGATCGAGGAGGCCCGCGACCGGGCAGCGTCGCTGCTCGTCATCGGCATCCGCAGTCGCTCGGCCGTCGGCAAGTTGCTCGTCGGCAGCGTCGCGCAAGAGGTCATCATGGGCGCCGCCTGCCCCGTGCTGTCCGTGAAGCCCTGA
- a CDS encoding MFS transporter produces the protein MSSAALVMDSAGAGDRQRGLASGTYMSGLDIGKIIGPVVGGVSVDALGYEPTFLLAGLGIPLVFFTYYGWLKRRRPRDAPAG, from the coding sequence GTGTCGTCCGCCGCCCTGGTGATGGACTCGGCCGGCGCCGGCGACCGTCAACGCGGCCTGGCGTCCGGCACGTACATGTCCGGCCTGGACATCGGCAAGATCATCGGGCCTGTCGTGGGTGGCGTCTCGGTGGATGCGCTCGGGTACGAGCCGACGTTCCTGCTCGCCGGACTCGGCATCCCGCTGGTTTTCTTCACGTACTACGGCTGGCTCAAACGCCGTCGCCCCCGCGACGCCCCGGCCGGATGA
- a CDS encoding ethanolamine ammonia lyase-activating protein yields the protein MAKDALVDDKMARKFATEKETPYTRWVAAEGLDIIAAHYVPDLRTVELKPWERRGGRGVYINHEASRTSNDCYVCEIPAGASLAPQRQLFEEMILILDGQGSTKVWNDAGAEVTFEWQAGSMFAIPLNTHHQHFNASGQKTARFVSSTNLPPVLNLYDDVDFVFGTAHDFLNRFDGDPDYFAPKGEQKGLLLDTNFVADTVTLPLIEAKERGAGGGHIRFSMAKGSMNSHISQFPTATYKKAHRHGPGAHVIILSGQGYSLMWPEGEEPKRYDWGPGSLIVPPNMWFHQHFNAGTEPARYLAFKHEVVSVRNAQGVPKAWISQRIGGDQIDYADESALVRETFAKALAEHGLEPQMEQFYEAELADLPPKADADA from the coding sequence ATGGCCAAGGACGCACTGGTCGACGACAAGATGGCGAGGAAGTTCGCCACCGAGAAGGAGACGCCTTACACCAGGTGGGTGGCCGCAGAGGGGTTGGACATCATCGCTGCCCACTACGTCCCCGACCTGCGCACCGTCGAACTCAAGCCGTGGGAACGCCGCGGCGGGCGCGGCGTCTACATCAACCACGAGGCGTCGCGGACCTCCAACGACTGCTACGTGTGCGAGATCCCGGCCGGGGCCAGCCTCGCCCCCCAGCGGCAGTTGTTCGAGGAAATGATCCTGATCCTCGACGGGCAGGGTTCGACCAAGGTCTGGAACGACGCTGGCGCCGAGGTCACCTTCGAGTGGCAGGCCGGCTCGATGTTCGCGATCCCGCTGAACACCCATCACCAGCACTTCAACGCCTCGGGCCAGAAGACAGCCCGTTTCGTGTCCTCGACCAACCTCCCACCGGTGCTGAACCTCTACGACGACGTGGACTTCGTGTTCGGAACCGCACACGACTTCCTGAACCGCTTCGACGGCGACCCCGACTACTTCGCGCCCAAGGGCGAGCAGAAGGGGTTGCTCCTCGACACCAACTTCGTGGCCGACACGGTGACCCTGCCCCTGATCGAGGCCAAGGAACGCGGCGCCGGCGGTGGCCACATCCGGTTCTCGATGGCCAAGGGTTCGATGAACAGCCACATCTCGCAGTTCCCTACCGCGACCTACAAGAAGGCCCACCGGCACGGGCCGGGCGCGCACGTGATCATCCTGTCCGGTCAGGGTTACAGCCTGATGTGGCCCGAGGGGGAAGAGCCGAAGCGCTACGACTGGGGGCCAGGCAGCCTCATCGTGCCTCCGAACATGTGGTTCCACCAGCACTTCAACGCCGGGACCGAACCCGCCCGCTACCTCGCCTTCAAGCACGAGGTCGTGTCGGTGCGAAACGCGCAGGGCGTTCCGAAGGCGTGGATCAGCCAGCGCATCGGTGGCGACCAGATCGACTACGCCGACGAGTCGGCGCTCGTCCGCGAGACCTTCGCCAAGGCCCTCGCCGAGCACGGTCTCGAACCGCAGATGGAGCAGTTCTACGAGGCGGAGCTCGCGGATCTGCCGCCCAAGGCCGACGCGGACGCCTGA
- a CDS encoding amidohydrolase family protein codes for MLVVDPDAHYIEDHRELANYVPEPMRTRLQKAKLGHLLSNSTGDRFMSGRIQRPLIKSLEKAPANESYGLQRPEDVPAIMKFLGVDISVQLPGKMLQLSTAQQRDVAVALCEGFAQYMIDQVVDPSEGIYSMIIAPHQDPERAAELIYRFAESPGMCAVCFITQGISPPLGDRHYDPIYRAAQDVELPIVYHANGASIDHFPIRGFQKFLETHTLGFIFYNLATLVSMLVQGVPERFPRLKFSFQEAGIFYIPMLMHRLDAGYKKRRSEAPLLKRLPSEYMMDFYYGTQPMEEPNDIKQLEMMFEMIDAPNTLIYSSDYPHWDFDMPSRITDLPFLSDEGKAKILGGNAVDLYRFV; via the coding sequence ATGCTCGTCGTCGATCCGGATGCGCACTACATCGAGGACCATCGGGAGCTGGCCAATTACGTCCCCGAACCCATGCGGACGCGGTTGCAGAAGGCGAAGCTGGGCCATCTGCTGTCGAACAGCACGGGAGACCGGTTCATGAGCGGACGCATCCAGCGTCCGCTGATCAAGTCGTTGGAGAAGGCTCCGGCCAACGAGTCCTACGGGCTGCAACGCCCGGAGGACGTCCCGGCGATCATGAAGTTCCTGGGCGTCGACATCTCGGTGCAACTGCCGGGCAAGATGCTGCAGCTGTCCACGGCGCAGCAGCGTGACGTGGCGGTGGCGCTGTGCGAGGGGTTCGCCCAGTACATGATCGATCAGGTGGTAGACCCCTCCGAGGGCATCTATTCGATGATCATCGCGCCGCACCAGGACCCCGAACGCGCGGCCGAGCTGATCTACCGCTTCGCCGAGAGCCCGGGGATGTGTGCGGTCTGCTTCATCACCCAGGGCATCTCGCCCCCGCTCGGTGACCGGCACTACGACCCGATCTACCGGGCTGCTCAGGACGTCGAACTGCCGATCGTGTACCACGCCAACGGCGCCTCGATCGATCACTTCCCGATCCGCGGGTTCCAAAAGTTCCTCGAGACCCACACGCTCGGCTTCATCTTCTACAACCTGGCGACGCTGGTGAGCATGCTGGTGCAGGGCGTGCCCGAGCGGTTCCCGCGTCTGAAGTTCTCGTTCCAGGAAGCGGGGATCTTCTACATCCCCATGCTGATGCACCGACTGGACGCCGGCTACAAGAAGCGCCGCTCGGAAGCGCCGTTGCTGAAGCGTCTGCCGAGCGAGTACATGATGGACTTCTACTACGGCACGCAGCCGATGGAGGAGCCGAACGACATCAAGCAACTCGAGATGATGTTCGAGATGATCGACGCGCCGAACACGCTTATCTATTCCTCGGACTATCCCCACTGGGACTTCGACATGCCGTCGCGCATCACGGACCTGCCCTTCCTGAGTGACGAGGGCAAGGCCAAGATCCTGGGTGGGAACGCGGTCGACCTCTACCGGTTCGTCTGA
- a CDS encoding ethanolamine ammonia-lyase reactivating factor EutA — MTAPDAWHEPPPGSHLPGLDGDQLVLVSSGIDIGSSTMHLAVSRLVVERDGGGFEIVGRELAYESPVVLTPYVDGAQIDTEQVERVFRSFYAEAGLEPVHVDTGVVILTGVALERTNARALGEVVASWGGHFLSVAAGDRLEGVLAAHGSGAVERSRSVGTVANVDIGGGTVKISWCRDGRVLDVQAFDIGTRLIAWQPESRAVQRLEPTGAQLVAALDLPPVALGEGFLPGHEHALTKGVAQHLVAFLAGEQTPLMMATARGSAQPPRVAPDEVVFSGGFAEYLLARADGDFSDLGKAMAAALGDVVGQRQDVTVAPVGIRATAIGAGQFTVQVSGITIHRTAGFPLPLRNLPVVRLSPVGAADLAEELRARLRLLELHDQSVAIALPWSGPASYERLRSCAAALADGVGPLLERGLPVAVVCDGDVARLLGQHLTATSGDAASFLVVDGIEVEELDFLDLGEPVGAYGAIPVTVKSLAFRDEVGQRPRAWHHTG; from the coding sequence GTGACCGCCCCCGACGCGTGGCACGAACCGCCGCCCGGCAGCCACCTGCCGGGTCTCGACGGCGATCAGCTGGTACTGGTCAGCTCCGGGATCGACATCGGCTCGTCGACGATGCACCTCGCCGTGTCACGCCTCGTCGTCGAGCGCGACGGGGGCGGGTTCGAGATCGTTGGACGAGAGCTCGCCTACGAATCCCCGGTCGTGCTGACGCCCTACGTCGACGGCGCGCAGATAGACACCGAACAGGTCGAGCGAGTCTTCCGTTCCTTCTATGCCGAGGCCGGACTCGAGCCGGTGCACGTCGACACCGGTGTCGTGATCCTCACCGGCGTGGCCCTCGAACGGACCAATGCGCGCGCGCTCGGGGAGGTGGTCGCTTCGTGGGGCGGGCACTTCCTGTCGGTAGCTGCCGGGGACCGGCTCGAGGGGGTCCTGGCGGCGCACGGATCGGGCGCGGTCGAGCGGTCGCGGTCGGTCGGCACCGTGGCCAACGTCGACATCGGCGGGGGCACCGTCAAGATCTCCTGGTGTCGAGACGGCCGCGTGCTGGACGTCCAGGCCTTCGACATCGGTACCCGCCTGATCGCCTGGCAGCCCGAGTCCCGGGCGGTGCAGCGCCTGGAACCGACCGGGGCACAGCTGGTCGCCGCGTTGGACCTGCCGCCCGTTGCGCTCGGCGAGGGATTCCTGCCGGGGCACGAGCACGCCCTGACGAAAGGGGTCGCCCAGCACCTCGTCGCATTCCTGGCCGGCGAGCAGACCCCCCTGATGATGGCCACCGCGCGTGGCTCCGCCCAGCCACCCCGCGTGGCGCCGGACGAGGTCGTCTTCTCGGGAGGGTTTGCCGAATACCTGCTGGCGCGTGCCGACGGAGACTTCAGCGACCTGGGGAAGGCCATGGCCGCGGCGCTCGGGGACGTCGTCGGTCAGCGCCAGGACGTGACGGTCGCGCCCGTGGGCATCCGCGCGACCGCCATCGGAGCGGGCCAGTTCACGGTGCAGGTCAGTGGCATCACGATCCACCGCACCGCCGGGTTCCCCCTGCCGCTGCGCAACCTGCCGGTCGTCCGACTCTCGCCGGTCGGTGCGGCCGACCTGGCCGAGGAACTGCGCGCGCGGCTGCGTCTGCTCGAACTGCACGACCAGTCGGTGGCGATCGCGTTGCCCTGGTCGGGCCCAGCGAGCTACGAGCGGCTGCGCTCGTGCGCAGCCGCACTGGCCGACGGCGTCGGTCCGTTGCTCGAACGCGGGCTGCCGGTGGCGGTGGTGTGCGACGGCGACGTGGCACGGCTCCTGGGACAGCACCTCACCGCGACCAGCGGGGACGCGGCGTCGTTCCTGGTCGTCGACGGCATCGAGGTCGAGGAACTGGACTTCCTCGACCTGGGGGAACCCGTCGGGGCGTACGGCGCCATCCCGGTGACCGTGAAATCACTGGCGTTTCGCGACGAGGTCGGACAACGCCCCCGAGCGTGGCACCACACCGGCTGA
- a CDS encoding FadR/GntR family transcriptional regulator: MSVSSYLSPVTGTRMSSEIVSQVIALIRGGRLQPGDRLPAERELAETFGVSRVTVRDALRVLEAMGLVDIRVGSAGGAFVTTPSPSVVGESLSNMLFMGTFEPEQIAETRLVVELGILDLVLERVTDEDIARLRDLCRQSREKLEQDEYDTKLSVQFHAELARAAHNPAVVMLAETFSGPLSMAAVRATEVRRDAHKRTVEEHEALVEYLADRNAEGARDVLITHLLRGRDMPASTARLLRKV; encoded by the coding sequence ATGTCCGTGTCGTCCTATCTCTCGCCCGTGACCGGCACCCGGATGTCCAGCGAGATCGTCTCGCAGGTGATCGCCCTGATCCGTGGCGGTCGTCTGCAACCGGGCGATCGCCTCCCGGCGGAGCGGGAGCTCGCCGAGACGTTCGGGGTCAGTCGGGTCACCGTCCGTGACGCGCTGCGGGTCCTCGAAGCCATGGGCCTCGTCGACATCCGGGTGGGCTCGGCCGGCGGTGCGTTCGTGACCACGCCGTCGCCCTCGGTCGTGGGCGAGAGCCTCTCGAACATGCTGTTCATGGGCACATTCGAGCCCGAACAGATCGCCGAGACACGTCTGGTCGTCGAGCTCGGCATCCTCGACCTCGTGCTGGAACGCGTCACCGACGAGGACATCGCCCGACTCCGCGACCTGTGCCGACAGTCCCGCGAGAAGCTCGAGCAGGACGAGTACGACACCAAGCTGTCGGTCCAGTTCCACGCCGAACTCGCCCGCGCCGCACACAACCCCGCGGTGGTCATGCTTGCCGAGACGTTCTCCGGGCCGCTGTCGATGGCCGCGGTTCGCGCGACGGAGGTCCGCCGCGACGCCCACAAGCGCACCGTCGAAGAGCACGAGGCCTTGGTGGAGTACCTCGCTGACCGAAACGCCGAGGGTGCCCGCGACGTCCTGATCACGCATCTGCTCCGGGGGCGCGACATGCCGGCCAGCACCGCGAGGCTGCTCCGCAAGGTGTGA
- a CDS encoding ethanolamine ammonia-lyase reactivating factor EutA, producing MSSAADGPSFVYTNVTPDHDHVHDHEVVLPIEDNPIWQQDNVELTSVGIDVGSSGTQVIFSNLLLRRIGEELSSRFIVVRRDTWYRSPVELTPYRPDDQIDAEALGRMIDAAYAAAKADPARIDTGVVILTGEALRRRNAARITQVLSEQGGELVCATAGHKMEAMLAAYGSGAAQRSYEQSSRILNIDIGGGTTKLGLVERGQVLETAAVDVGGRLVAVDDDAIIRRLEPSGRAHACRAGLSWEPGDTATEDQRSRVGAAMADALVDLLVDREGHGLRVLAGPLPARTAIDGVMFSGGVGEYVYGRESRDFGDLGPALGGRLRERIEDGSFPFPVLPPGECIRATALGASEYSIQLSGSTGYISDPDRLLPRRNLQVVRPDLSLGDDIDPQAVAVAVAQRLEAFDLDPAHDDVALALGWSGLPSYPRLHAFARGVADAMRPAIEADRPLVLVLDADVARSVGRLLREELEVKSDVLCIDGVRLWDFDFVDLGTLRFPSNTVPVTIKSLLFSDGANVDGDHDAGRDG from the coding sequence ATGAGCAGCGCAGCCGACGGCCCTTCCTTCGTCTACACGAACGTCACGCCGGACCACGACCACGTCCACGATCATGAGGTCGTCCTGCCGATCGAGGACAACCCGATCTGGCAGCAAGACAACGTCGAGCTCACCAGCGTGGGCATCGACGTCGGCTCGTCGGGGACGCAGGTCATCTTCTCCAACCTGCTGCTGCGCCGCATCGGCGAGGAGCTGAGCAGCCGATTCATCGTCGTGCGCCGCGACACCTGGTACCGGTCACCGGTCGAGTTGACGCCCTACCGCCCGGACGACCAGATCGATGCCGAAGCGCTGGGACGCATGATCGACGCCGCATATGCCGCCGCGAAGGCGGACCCGGCACGCATCGACACGGGCGTCGTCATCCTGACGGGCGAGGCACTGCGACGGCGCAACGCCGCGCGGATCACGCAGGTCCTGTCCGAGCAGGGCGGCGAACTGGTCTGCGCAACGGCTGGCCACAAGATGGAGGCGATGCTGGCGGCGTACGGATCCGGCGCGGCCCAGCGCTCGTACGAGCAGTCCTCCCGCATCCTCAACATCGACATCGGCGGCGGGACCACCAAGCTGGGGTTGGTCGAGCGCGGCCAGGTGCTCGAGACCGCCGCCGTGGACGTCGGCGGTCGGCTCGTCGCCGTCGACGACGACGCGATCATCCGTCGCCTCGAGCCGTCCGGCCGGGCGCACGCCTGCCGCGCCGGGCTGAGTTGGGAACCGGGGGACACCGCGACCGAGGACCAGCGCTCCCGCGTCGGGGCCGCGATGGCCGATGCGCTCGTCGACCTCCTCGTCGACCGCGAAGGTCACGGTCTGCGCGTCCTGGCAGGCCCATTGCCCGCCAGGACGGCGATCGACGGCGTCATGTTCTCGGGCGGCGTCGGGGAGTACGTCTACGGCCGCGAGTCCCGCGACTTCGGCGACCTCGGTCCTGCGCTCGGTGGACGCCTGCGCGAGCGGATCGAGGACGGATCGTTCCCCTTCCCGGTCCTGCCGCCGGGTGAGTGCATCCGGGCGACGGCGCTCGGTGCCTCCGAGTATTCGATCCAGTTGAGCGGGAGTACGGGCTACATCAGCGATCCCGACCGGCTGCTGCCCCGGCGGAACCTGCAGGTCGTCCGACCCGACCTGAGCCTCGGCGACGACATCGATCCGCAAGCAGTAGCGGTCGCGGTCGCACAGCGCCTCGAAGCATTCGACCTCGATCCCGCCCATGACGACGTGGCACTGGCGCTGGGCTGGAGCGGACTGCCGAGTTATCCGCGTCTCCATGCCTTTGCCCGGGGCGTCGCCGATGCCATGCGCCCCGCCATCGAGGCGGACCGGCCCCTCGTGCTCGTCCTGGACGCGGACGTCGCCCGCTCGGTGGGCCGCCTGCTCCGTGAGGAGCTCGAGGTGAAGAGCGACGTGCTCTGCATCGACGGCGTTCGGTTGTGGGACTTCGACTTCGTCGACCTCGGCACGCTGCGGTTCCCTTCGAACACCGTGCCCGTCACCATCAAGTCACTGCTGTTCAGCGACGGCGCGAACGTGGACGGGGACCACGACGCCGGTCGAGACGGGTGA